The proteins below are encoded in one region of Pseudomonas sp. SCB32:
- a CDS encoding protein DnrP yields MRQCLYCQFEAPEVAADCPQCGMPLPVDQALAKQRRLRRFAWYCAFLAVFCLVMMFWLPR; encoded by the coding sequence ATGCGCCAGTGCCTGTACTGCCAGTTTGAGGCCCCCGAGGTCGCTGCGGATTGCCCGCAGTGCGGGATGCCCCTGCCGGTGGACCAGGCACTGGCGAAGCAGCGCCGGCTGCGGCGCTTCGCCTGGTATTGCGCGTTTCTCGCGGTGTTCTGCCTGGTCATGATGTTCTGGTTGCCGCGCTGA
- a CDS encoding nitric oxide reductase activation protein NorD, translating to MTIHLEIEEGFGRVWHRFITRHASPEFEEAAVTLDDMRRSLLLLFRGTGGEAGVGVEAASARELLVRRSLLQQVAGTCQQLPVAWFDADSLRLPAQLAVYPDAELNRELYRWLALLAAHSQPMRHWARDNQAWTGAVLERYPLLRPRYRRLVDALLSLRPDPSGLPTAEAELERALQQALRDPGSVERLPRSEKAPWPVPLWLYPPQRLAAPQHTDLIDGDEQGRSAHSEAKGLARKRAERVEQDPGRGGLLLFRLENLFSWSEHIELDRAGDDSEDLDAARVADDLDHLSLSRQRQKKGGGLKLDLDLPAADFDDVPLGEGIRLPEWDYRRQQLIDDHVCLQPMLPRDAVPAPLPDALAPIARRLRRQFESLRQQPQWLRRQPQGAELDLEAWLDFSVERRLGACSESGLFLERRQTRRDLACLLLADLSMSTDAHIDNDHRVIDLISDSLLLFGEALQAVGDRFALYGFSSLRRQQVRLTQLKTFDERYNDVVRGRIRALRPGYYTRMGAAIRRATQLLLERKERQRVLLILTDGKPNDLDVYEGRYGVEDTRQAVLEARRAGLVPFCITIDREAADYLPHLFGSQGYLLINDPAQLPVQLPQLYRQLTRRQG from the coding sequence ATGACCATCCACCTCGAAATCGAAGAAGGCTTCGGCCGCGTCTGGCACCGCTTCATCACGCGCCACGCCAGCCCGGAGTTCGAAGAGGCGGCGGTGACCCTGGACGACATGCGCCGCAGTCTGCTGCTGCTGTTCCGCGGCACCGGTGGTGAGGCTGGCGTCGGCGTGGAAGCCGCCAGCGCTCGTGAACTGCTGGTGCGCCGCAGTCTGCTGCAACAGGTGGCCGGTACCTGCCAGCAATTGCCGGTGGCCTGGTTCGACGCCGATTCCCTGCGCCTGCCTGCGCAGCTGGCGGTGTACCCCGACGCCGAACTGAACCGCGAACTCTACCGCTGGCTGGCGCTGCTCGCCGCCCACAGCCAGCCGATGCGCCACTGGGCACGCGACAACCAGGCCTGGACCGGCGCCGTGCTCGAGCGCTACCCGCTGCTGCGTCCGCGTTACCGTCGGCTGGTGGACGCGCTGCTGAGCCTGCGCCCTGATCCCAGCGGCCTGCCAACTGCCGAGGCCGAACTGGAGCGGGCGCTGCAACAGGCGCTGCGCGATCCGGGCAGCGTTGAGCGCCTGCCGCGCAGCGAGAAGGCGCCCTGGCCAGTGCCGTTGTGGCTCTATCCACCGCAACGGTTAGCTGCACCACAGCACACCGACCTGATCGACGGCGACGAGCAAGGCCGCTCCGCCCACAGTGAAGCCAAGGGACTGGCGCGCAAGCGTGCCGAGCGGGTCGAGCAGGACCCCGGCCGGGGTGGTCTGCTGCTGTTCCGCCTGGAAAACCTGTTCAGCTGGTCCGAGCACATCGAACTGGACCGCGCCGGCGACGACAGCGAGGACCTGGATGCGGCCAGGGTCGCCGACGACCTCGATCACCTGAGCCTGTCGCGGCAACGGCAGAAGAAGGGCGGCGGGCTGAAGCTCGACCTCGACCTGCCGGCCGCCGACTTCGACGACGTGCCGCTGGGCGAGGGCATTCGCTTGCCGGAATGGGATTACCGCCGCCAGCAACTGATCGACGACCACGTCTGCCTGCAGCCGATGCTGCCCCGCGATGCCGTGCCGGCGCCGCTGCCTGATGCCCTGGCGCCCATTGCGCGGCGCCTGCGTCGGCAGTTCGAGAGCCTGCGCCAGCAGCCGCAATGGCTGCGCCGACAACCCCAGGGCGCAGAGCTGGACCTCGAAGCCTGGCTGGATTTCAGCGTCGAACGGCGCCTGGGCGCGTGCAGCGAGTCGGGGCTTTTCCTCGAGCGCCGGCAGACCCGCCGCGATCTCGCCTGCCTGCTACTGGCGGACCTGTCGATGTCCACAGACGCGCACATCGACAACGACCACCGGGTGATCGACCTGATCAGCGACAGCCTGCTGCTGTTCGGCGAGGCGCTGCAGGCGGTGGGCGATCGTTTCGCGCTGTACGGGTTCTCTTCGCTGCGTCGCCAGCAGGTGCGCCTGACCCAGCTGAAGACCTTTGATGAGCGCTACAACGATGTCGTGCGCGGGCGCATCCGTGCGCTGCGTCCCGGCTACTACACGCGCATGGGCGCGGCGATCCGCCGGGCCACGCAGCTGCTGCTGGAGCGCAAGGAGCGCCAGCGCGTGCTGCTGATCCTCACCGACGGCAAGCCCAATGACCTGGATGTGTATGAGGGGCGCTATGGCGTCGAGGACACCCGCCAGGCGGTGCTGGAAGCCCGTCGTGCGGGACTTGTGCCGTTCTGCATCACCATTGATCGCGAGGCGGCGGACTACCTGCCGCACCTGTTCGGCAGCCAGGGCTACCTGCTGATCAACGATCCGGCACAGCTGCCGGTGCAGTTGCCGCAGCTCTACCGGCAGCTCACCCGCCGGCAGGGATAA
- a CDS encoding cbb3-type cytochrome c oxidase subunit I → MMNPGNPYLKFASQSVAKPYFVFALMLFVGQIVFGLIMGMQYVVGDFLFPAIPFNVARMVHTNLLIVWLLFAFMGAAYYLIPEEADRELYSPKLAIVLFWVFAVAGVLTILGYLLVPYAGLARLTHNELLPTMGREFLEQPTITKMGIVVVALGFLFNIGMTMLKGRKTAVSVVMMTGLVGLAVFFLFSFYNPENLARDKYYWWWVVHLWVEGVWELIMGAMLAFVLIKITGVDREVVEKWLYVIIAMALITGIIGTGHHFFWIGAPGVWLWLGSIFSALEPLPFFAMVLFAFNMVNRRRREHPNKAAALWALGTTVTAFLGAGVWGFLHTLAPVNYYTHGSQLTAAHGHLAFYGAYAMIVMTMISYAMPRLRGIGEAPDARAQGLEIWGFWLMTISMLLITLMLTAAGIVQVWLQRMPADGAALPFMATVEQLKIFFWLRLYSGVGFFIGLICYLLSFRQRGRVAVAAGMAQVS, encoded by the coding sequence ATCATGAACCCGGGCAATCCCTATCTGAAATTCGCCTCGCAGTCGGTGGCCAAGCCGTACTTCGTGTTCGCCCTGATGCTCTTCGTCGGGCAGATCGTCTTCGGGCTGATCATGGGCATGCAGTACGTGGTCGGTGACTTCCTGTTCCCGGCGATTCCGTTCAACGTTGCGCGAATGGTGCATACCAACCTGCTGATCGTCTGGCTGCTGTTCGCCTTCATGGGCGCGGCCTACTACCTGATCCCCGAGGAAGCCGACCGCGAGCTGTACAGCCCGAAACTGGCCATCGTGCTGTTCTGGGTATTCGCCGTCGCCGGCGTACTGACCATCCTGGGCTACCTGCTGGTGCCCTATGCGGGCCTGGCCAGGCTGACCCACAACGAGCTGCTGCCGACCATGGGCCGGGAGTTCCTCGAACAGCCGACCATCACCAAGATGGGCATCGTGGTCGTGGCGCTGGGCTTCCTGTTCAACATCGGCATGACCATGTTGAAAGGCCGCAAGACCGCCGTCAGCGTGGTGATGATGACCGGCCTGGTAGGCCTGGCGGTGTTCTTCCTGTTCTCCTTCTACAACCCGGAAAACCTGGCCCGCGACAAGTACTACTGGTGGTGGGTCGTGCACCTGTGGGTGGAAGGCGTGTGGGAGCTGATCATGGGCGCGATGCTGGCCTTCGTGCTGATCAAGATCACCGGCGTCGACCGCGAGGTCGTGGAGAAATGGCTCTACGTGATCATCGCCATGGCCCTGATCACCGGCATCATCGGCACCGGCCACCACTTCTTCTGGATCGGCGCGCCGGGCGTGTGGCTGTGGCTGGGTTCGATCTTCTCCGCACTGGAGCCGCTGCCGTTCTTCGCCATGGTGCTGTTCGCCTTCAACATGGTGAACCGTCGCCGCCGCGAGCACCCGAACAAGGCTGCCGCGCTGTGGGCCCTGGGCACCACCGTGACCGCCTTCCTCGGCGCCGGCGTGTGGGGCTTCCTGCACACCCTGGCTCCGGTGAACTACTACACCCACGGCTCGCAGCTCACCGCCGCCCACGGTCACCTGGCCTTCTACGGCGCCTACGCAATGATCGTCATGACCATGATCAGCTACGCCATGCCACGCCTGCGGGGCATCGGCGAAGCGCCTGACGCCCGTGCGCAGGGCCTGGAAATCTGGGGCTTCTGGCTGATGACCATCTCCATGCTGCTGATCACCCTGATGCTCACCGCCGCCGGCATCGTCCAGGTCTGGCTGCAGCGCATGCCCGCCGATGGCGCCGCCCTGCCGTTCATGGCCACGGTCGAGCAGCTGAAGATCTTCTTCTGGCTGCGCCTGTACTCCGGTGTGGGCTTCTTCATCGGGCTGATCTGCTACCTGCTGAGCTTCCGCCAGCGCGGCCGTGTCGCGGTTGCCGCAGGAATGGCCCAGGTGAGCTGA
- a CDS encoding cytochrome c: MSETFTKGMARNIYLGGGVFFFLVFLALTYHTETTFPKRTHQSELTESVVRGKLVWEQNNCVGCHSILGEGAYFAPELGNVAVRRGGDAAFGSFLAAWMKMQPLGVPGRRQMPQFHLSDQEVTDLAAFLLWTSKIDTNKWPPNKEG, encoded by the coding sequence ATGTCAGAGACATTTACCAAAGGGATGGCGAGGAACATCTACCTGGGAGGAGGCGTTTTCTTCTTCCTGGTGTTCCTCGCGCTGACCTATCACACCGAAACCACCTTCCCCAAGCGCACCCACCAGAGTGAGCTCACCGAATCGGTGGTGCGCGGCAAGCTGGTGTGGGAGCAGAACAACTGCGTGGGTTGCCACTCGATCCTCGGTGAAGGCGCCTACTTCGCGCCGGAGCTGGGCAACGTCGCGGTCCGCCGTGGCGGTGACGCCGCTTTCGGCAGCTTCCTCGCGGCCTGGATGAAGATGCAGCCGCTGGGCGTGCCCGGTCGCCGGCAGATGCCGCAGTTCCACCTCAGCGACCAGGAGGTCACCGATCTCGCGGCGTTCCTGCTGTGGACCTCGAAGATCGACACCAACAAATGGCCGCCGAACAAGGAGGGTTGA
- a CDS encoding cytochrome C oxidase subunit IV family protein, which yields MKTLLLAWLAMLPMSVAAVWLGHHAPDVLLPVAAILLLGLGKAWIIALRFMELNHGPRLWQSLLLGWPLVVTSVILALHATP from the coding sequence ATGAAGACGCTGTTGCTCGCCTGGCTGGCGATGCTGCCGATGTCGGTGGCGGCGGTATGGCTGGGGCACCACGCGCCCGACGTGCTGCTGCCGGTGGCGGCGATCCTGCTGCTGGGGCTGGGCAAAGCCTGGATCATCGCGCTGCGCTTCATGGAGCTGAACCACGGCCCGCGCCTGTGGCAATCGCTGCTGCTCGGCTGGCCGCTGGTGGTCACCAGCGTGATCCTGGCTCTGCACGCAACTCCCTGA
- a CDS encoding cytochrome c oxidase subunit 3, whose product MSISPEATLNARRLPGDLAMWLFILAELTVFAILIIVFAVTQHLDVEGFRAGRAQLDLSTALALTLTLLTAGFCAALAVEQVRHGRQRRAAALLGVAVLLGLAHVVLKSGEYQHLASRGLDLEYSTFFTLFWLITGFHFLHVLLGLVILSWMTLRCLRGAYRRDALGGLESGALYWHMVDLVWVVLFPLVYVLAPGS is encoded by the coding sequence ATGTCCATTTCGCCTGAGGCGACGCTCAACGCCCGGCGCCTGCCGGGCGACCTGGCGATGTGGTTGTTCATCCTCGCCGAGCTGACGGTCTTCGCCATCCTCATCATCGTCTTCGCCGTGACCCAGCACCTGGACGTCGAAGGCTTCCGCGCCGGTCGCGCGCAGCTGGACCTGTCCACCGCCCTGGCGCTCACCCTGACCCTGCTCACCGCCGGCTTCTGCGCGGCACTGGCGGTGGAGCAGGTGCGCCACGGACGGCAGCGCCGCGCGGCCGCCCTGCTGGGCGTGGCTGTGCTGCTGGGGCTGGCCCACGTGGTGCTCAAGTCCGGCGAGTACCAGCACCTCGCCTCGCGCGGGCTGGACCTGGAGTACAGCACCTTCTTCACCCTGTTCTGGCTGATCACCGGCTTCCACTTCCTGCATGTGCTGCTGGGGCTGGTGATCCTCAGCTGGATGACGCTGCGCTGCCTGCGCGGCGCCTACCGCCGCGATGCCCTGGGCGGGCTGGAGTCCGGCGCACTCTACTGGCACATGGTCGACCTGGTCTGGGTGGTGCTCTTCCCGCTGGTCTACGTGTTGGCGCCCGGTTCATGA
- a CDS encoding CbbQ/NirQ/NorQ/GpvN family protein, protein MNAPAQHIEPLFYQATGNEVALFTHASAHGMPVLIKGPTGCGKTRFVQHMAQRLNLPLYTVACHDDLSAADLVGRHLIGSDGTWWQDGPLTRAVREGGICYLDEVVEARQDTVVVLHPLADDRRELFIERTGESLVAPPGFMLVVSYNPGYQNLLKGMKPSTRQRFVALRFDYPTLEVEAGIIAREAGVSSELAQRLAQLGVALRRLGRQELEEVCSTRLLVLTARLLNAGVAPRDACRAGLAEPLSDDEATVAALMDLVDVHFA, encoded by the coding sequence ATGAACGCCCCTGCCCAGCACATCGAGCCGCTCTTCTACCAGGCGACCGGCAACGAGGTGGCGCTGTTCACCCACGCTTCCGCCCATGGCATGCCGGTGCTGATCAAGGGCCCGACCGGCTGCGGCAAGACGCGCTTCGTCCAGCACATGGCGCAGCGCCTGAACCTGCCGCTGTACACCGTGGCCTGCCATGACGACCTGTCGGCGGCCGACCTGGTCGGCCGCCACCTGATCGGCAGCGACGGCACCTGGTGGCAGGATGGCCCGCTGACCCGCGCAGTGCGTGAAGGCGGTATCTGCTACCTGGACGAGGTGGTGGAGGCGCGGCAGGACACCGTGGTCGTGCTGCACCCGCTGGCGGACGATCGCCGCGAATTGTTCATCGAGCGCACCGGGGAATCCCTGGTGGCGCCACCGGGCTTCATGCTGGTGGTGTCCTACAACCCCGGCTATCAGAATCTGCTGAAGGGCATGAAACCCAGCACCCGCCAGCGCTTCGTCGCCCTGCGGTTCGATTATCCGACGCTGGAAGTGGAAGCCGGCATCATCGCCCGCGAGGCTGGCGTTTCCTCCGAGCTGGCGCAGCGTCTGGCGCAACTGGGCGTAGCCCTGCGCCGGTTGGGCCGGCAGGAGCTGGAGGAAGTCTGCTCGACGCGCCTGCTGGTGCTCACCGCGCGTCTGCTCAATGCCGGCGTGGCGCCGCGCGATGCCTGCCGCGCCGGGCTCGCCGAGCCGCTGTCGGACGACGAGGCCACGGTCGCCGCGCTGATGGACCTGGTCGATGTCCATTTCGCCTGA
- a CDS encoding c-type cytochrome — MNKALVALLFGGLLVQTTAMASTGEELFKAKACVACHAVNKTVVGPAFKEVAAKYGADGVAHISNSIKTGSKGVWGPIPMPANAVSPDEAKTLAEWIVTLK, encoded by the coding sequence ATGAACAAAGCCCTGGTTGCCCTGCTGTTCGGCGGCTTGCTGGTGCAGACCACTGCGATGGCCAGTACCGGCGAGGAGCTGTTCAAGGCCAAGGCCTGCGTGGCCTGTCACGCCGTCAACAAGACGGTGGTTGGCCCAGCCTTCAAGGAGGTCGCGGCGAAGTATGGCGCCGACGGCGTTGCGCACATCAGCAACAGCATCAAGACGGGCAGCAAGGGTGTCTGGGGGCCGATTCCGATGCCGGCCAACGCCGTCAGCCCGGACGAGGCCAAGACCCTCGCCGAGTGGATCGTCACCCTCAAGTGA
- a CDS encoding EAL domain-containing protein, with protein sequence MTAYVEPSAIPVSHAEIRQQYAHEIAVERTRLLYQGSRVPTLLMLLNGLACAGLLWERVSTVLLCGWLVSLVLLAVLRLIQVSAFHAASAERQASGHWQRAFLFGAGASGLTLAFAAIALVPADAFLQQSLVFGLIAAAILSASVAYAVSLPAFLTFALPCLFPSISYLLLSENPLQQGWGVLGVILLAALLVVAWQIHRLVHTSLLRRFQAQALVAHLERANCQAEALNQDLEREVEQRRRAERELCRARDALQERVEAGSAQLSHTEARLALALEASELGLWDWNLLTDEVHHSHLEEIFGITQAAVKSVRNDLRPRLHPDDLPLLRRALVEHLKGRTDGYRIEYRVCHADGHWVWVEDRGRAMERDALGQVTRMVGTRCDISARKQREEEQRLAATVFEAASEGIIILDPNYRLLALNEAFTRLTGYRREELLGRNVSRLMGSAETLRRYQAIRAELECQGTWQGELIETRKNGELYPQWLQLNVVRDGRGQVTHVVGFFADLTARRDAEERLRYLSHYDELTGLANRSLFKERLHEASQRARQEGRTAALLLIDLDRFKLLNDSLGHEVADQLLRQMSRRMTQTVPEADTIARLSGNEFAVLIDSYASLAALARLSSRLLAKLRAPMTVGGHELVISASVGISLLPDNAWEISALMSQANMAMHHAKHLGGNTFQFFTDNLQACTLERLQLETRLRKAIDEGQLDVHYQPKLNLANERLDSAEALVRWRHPEMGMVPPGDFIGLAEETGLIGAIGEFVLRRACRQAREWQQQGHELRVSVNLSVHQLRTGNLVELVRTVLDETGLPSHLLELELTESQLLDNVESVTTTFRQLREMGVKLAIDDFGTGYSSLSYLKRFPVDYVKIDQTFIRDLSQQGEDAAITRAIIAMAHSLELKVVAEGVEHAEQLGFLRAHGCDEIQGFLISPPLAAGDCLEMLRSVGRH encoded by the coding sequence ATGACTGCTTATGTAGAGCCTTCGGCGATTCCGGTGAGCCATGCCGAGATCCGCCAGCAGTATGCTCACGAGATTGCCGTCGAACGCACCCGCCTGCTGTATCAGGGGTCCCGAGTTCCGACGCTGCTCATGCTGCTCAACGGTCTGGCCTGTGCCGGCCTGCTGTGGGAGCGGGTATCCACCGTGCTGCTCTGCGGCTGGCTGGTGTCGCTAGTGCTGCTGGCCGTGCTGCGGCTGATCCAGGTATCCGCCTTCCATGCCGCGTCCGCCGAACGCCAGGCCAGCGGGCACTGGCAGCGCGCCTTCCTGTTCGGCGCAGGCGCCTCCGGACTGACCCTGGCCTTCGCCGCCATTGCCCTTGTTCCGGCGGACGCCTTCCTCCAGCAGTCCCTGGTGTTCGGCCTGATCGCCGCCGCAATCCTGTCGGCCAGCGTGGCCTATGCGGTCAGCCTGCCGGCCTTCCTCACCTTCGCCTTGCCCTGCCTGTTCCCGTCGATTTCCTACCTGCTGCTCAGCGAGAACCCGCTGCAGCAGGGCTGGGGAGTGCTCGGGGTGATCCTGCTGGCGGCGTTGCTGGTGGTGGCCTGGCAGATCCACCGGCTGGTGCATACCAGCCTGCTGCGGCGCTTCCAGGCCCAGGCGCTGGTGGCGCATCTGGAGCGCGCGAACTGCCAGGCCGAAGCGCTGAACCAGGATCTGGAGCGTGAAGTCGAGCAGCGCCGTCGAGCCGAGCGCGAACTGTGCCGCGCCCGCGATGCCCTGCAGGAACGGGTGGAGGCGGGCAGCGCGCAGCTCAGCCACACCGAGGCGCGCCTTGCGCTGGCGCTGGAAGCCAGCGAGCTGGGGCTGTGGGACTGGAACCTGCTGACCGACGAGGTGCACCACTCGCACCTGGAAGAAATCTTCGGCATCACCCAGGCGGCGGTGAAGAGCGTACGCAACGACCTGCGCCCGCGCCTGCACCCGGACGACCTGCCGCTGCTGCGGCGGGCGCTGGTCGAGCACCTCAAGGGCCGCACCGACGGCTACCGCATCGAATACCGCGTGTGCCATGCCGACGGCCACTGGGTCTGGGTCGAGGACCGTGGCCGGGCCATGGAGCGTGACGCCCTCGGGCAGGTCACGCGGATGGTCGGCACCCGCTGCGACATCTCCGCCCGCAAGCAGCGCGAGGAAGAACAACGCCTGGCCGCCACGGTGTTCGAGGCGGCCAGCGAAGGCATCATCATTCTCGACCCGAACTACCGCCTGCTCGCCCTCAACGAAGCCTTCACCCGCCTCACCGGCTATCGCCGCGAGGAACTGCTGGGGCGCAACGTCAGCCGGCTGATGGGCTCGGCGGAGACCCTGCGCCGCTACCAGGCGATCCGCGCCGAGCTGGAGTGCCAGGGCACCTGGCAGGGCGAGCTGATCGAGACGCGCAAGAACGGTGAGTTGTACCCGCAGTGGCTGCAACTCAACGTGGTGCGCGACGGCCGTGGCCAGGTGACCCACGTGGTCGGCTTCTTCGCCGACCTCACCGCCCGCCGCGACGCCGAGGAACGCCTGCGCTACCTGTCGCACTATGACGAACTCACCGGGTTGGCCAACCGCAGCCTGTTCAAGGAACGCCTGCATGAGGCCAGCCAGCGCGCCCGCCAGGAAGGCCGCACGGCGGCGCTGCTGCTGATCGACCTGGACCGCTTCAAGCTGCTCAACGACAGCCTCGGCCACGAAGTCGCCGACCAGCTGCTGCGGCAGATGTCGCGGCGCATGACCCAGACGGTGCCCGAGGCGGACACCATCGCCCGGTTGTCCGGCAACGAATTCGCCGTGCTGATCGACTCCTACGCCAGCCTTGCCGCGCTGGCGCGCCTGTCCAGCCGGCTGCTGGCCAAGCTGCGCGCGCCGATGACCGTAGGCGGCCACGAACTGGTGATCAGCGCCTCGGTGGGCATCAGCCTGCTGCCGGACAACGCTTGGGAAATCTCCGCGCTGATGAGCCAGGCCAACATGGCCATGCATCACGCCAAGCACCTGGGCGGCAACACCTTCCAGTTCTTCACCGACAACCTGCAGGCCTGCACCCTGGAGCGCCTGCAGCTGGAAACCCGGCTACGCAAGGCCATCGACGAAGGCCAGCTGGACGTGCATTACCAGCCCAAGCTGAACCTCGCCAACGAGCGCCTGGACAGTGCCGAGGCGCTGGTGCGCTGGCGCCACCCGGAAATGGGCATGGTGCCGCCGGGCGACTTCATCGGCCTGGCCGAGGAAACCGGGCTGATCGGCGCCATCGGTGAGTTCGTCCTGCGCCGCGCCTGCCGCCAGGCCCGCGAGTGGCAGCAACAGGGTCATGAGCTGCGGGTCTCGGTGAACCTTTCGGTGCATCAGCTGCGCACCGGCAACCTGGTCGAGCTGGTGCGCACCGTGCTCGATGAAACCGGCCTGCCGTCGCACCTGCTGGAACTGGAGTTGACCGAGAGCCAGCTGCTGGACAACGTCGAGAGTGTCACCACGACCTTCCGCCAGCTGCGCGAGATGGGCGTGAAGCTGGCCATCGACGACTTCGGCACCGGCTATTCCTCGCTCAGCTACCTCAAGCGCTTCCCGGTGGACTACGTGAAGATCGACCAGACCTTTATCCGCGACCTGTCGCAGCAAGGCGAGGACGCGGCCATCACCCGGGCGATCATCGCCATGGCGCACAGCCTGGAACTGAAGGTGGTGGCGGAGGGGGTCGAGCACGCCGAACAGCTGGGCTTCCTGCGCGCCCACGGCTGCGACGAGATCCAGGGCTTCCTGATCAGCCCGCCGCTGGCGGCGGGGGATTGCCTGGAGATGCTGAGGAGCGTCGGCCGGCACTGA